CATAATGTGATAAAAGGAAGCAGGCAAGATACTGTTCAATGGCAGATGTTTATGACTTTTGCATGTTGAGTTACCGATACTCATTTTAATTGAGGCAATCAATTGCCTCAAAAATTTTAAGTTTTGGGTCACATGTTTTTAAGTATCTTGTAGTCAACATATTTGACTAGCATGTACTTAAAATAATGACAACACAAACTAATAAACATTTGAGTTTTGTTAACATAAAATGTTGTGGTTGTGTACTTATTTTTTATAAGTTCTGTGAACTTATTCCTTTGAATTTGTAAACTTGAAACTGTAAGTCATATTAACTGCACATATTTGAGTTGACCATTCTTAAAAGATACAAGTACCATGTAATCCAAACTTTTATGTTCTGGAAAAATTTGACTTTTAAGTTGAtcaactcaaaaaaattgaggcaATCGATTGCCTCAAATTTTTTGAGTTCTGGTAACTTATTCGGGTTTACAGTGCACAGATTCTGCAGCTGCAGGTTTCGTCactctctgaccaaaattcactgaaccagcagcaaaagaagatcaacaCTATGGTtcgcatttaaaaaaatgtcatgaATTTCCGTCTTACTTTAGCTGTTTTGCTCCCACCaggataaaaatcacactttctgCACAGCTTTCTCTCTACAGTTTGTGGTGATAATGCACAATTTTActgtttgccaaccgccaataaacaatctaaagaAGTAGaaacgctctctctctctctctctctctctctctctctctctctctctctctctctctctctctctctctctgtgcttcaAGACTGATTTATCATCAAAAatcattatttgtttgtttattacaCTAAAGTCTAAATTTGTGttcagtgcttttgttttttcaaaaatgaccccTGACAAGaatctctaataaaacctctgtgactttgctctgcttcacttcagcagcatcaggtaatgttcatatgttgattcatggttttcttctgtttttgatctactgcagaatatttttaaggcggttatctgttataaaaagccaggtcaggaaaatctcctttatatttttttctatgttttatCCTTGtgtactttgacacaaaggcatctgctgtgatacTTACACACCTCTGATAAAGTCTCATACGTGTCAACTTTGTtcttatacacatatataaaaatatggatatactgataaatgatcataaTTATATTTCTGAgtcaaaactgaattgaattggaaTCGAATCAGTTACAGAACAGTGTTTGTGGGTGGATGCTGGACAGATGCAACAGAGCGACAATTGTTAAAACACTAGGTTATGCGTTGATGCCACTTTTGTGTGGTTATGACCTTTTTGTAGAGCAGTGTCTCCTTTACACGCACTGTGACAGTTTCACGCTCTGGTGGGCAGCTCCCTGCGCTTGGAGAGAAATCCTGCTCACGCGAGTAAATTGACTTTTAACAGCCCAAACGAGGACGGGGTCCTAATGTGAGTTACACTGTGGCAGCGACAGAAATGctgttttaaactgtatttgtttacaatttgaaaaataaagtttgctGAATTCATTGTTAACAGTTATTGTTTGCGTGCAGCGGTGGAAATACAGACAACTGTCACTGGATTATTTAATGTTGAGGAAATCTTTAAACCAGAGGATTCTAGTTCTGAAGCCTCTGCACTACAGTGACACCAGAGAGCAGAGACATTTTAACCAGTGGAGTTTTGGCCAGATTCTTTCCCCGCAGGAGAGCTTTCTGGGTGTTGGTCGAGGCCTCTACTGCCCTCTCTCCCCTCTGAATGTGTGGTGTTGCAGACACACAAGACTCAAACTTACAGACACTACAGCGACCACATCTGCAGAATTGGTTTGATTGGATCATAAAAAGACAATTTGCTTTATCGCAGCAGGATTCTGGATTTGAGCTGATCAGACTGACACTGACCTGAAGTGAAAGTGTGATtagacattttatttgtttatttaaaatatttacagatgAACTTGGCTCAGTCTTAGTGTTCTGTTTATCTGTTAAGTGAAGTCATTTCTAACATTTAatgatttacatttaaaaataggaTAAGTGTAAATGGTTACAgtgtaaacatttttactagAGAAGAAAATATGAACTTTGTCTCCATCTTGtgtgtaaatataatatacaaaaaaaacactatTATAAAGCTGGACCTTCATCTGAAATCTCTGCAGCTTTGTTCATACAAACTATTTTCTGAGTTTGTAAACATACAGATTAGCTGTGAGAATGTAAAGTTTATCAATGATTACATTTGATTTCTGTCTGGGGTTAAATGTGAATGTTGGTctgaaaaaagatttaaaatgtagctgcttaaaataaataattgattttataaaatcagctgattgtttcaataaaacagcttCAGCACAAGAAGAATATTTACAAACTAATAGAAGCAAATAATATGTTATTCTAAGGAGTCAGTTAAATGTAAACACAACAATCAAAGTGAGTTTCCATGTTAAATGAATCTGAACTAATGACTGTGTCTGAAAAGCTGATTTACtgtcaaacacaacaacaacagaatcactgaatttatttatttcacttcaCAGAAACATTTTGTGATCTCAATAATCAAAGAGAGCAGTTAAAGAATAAGATTGAAGTACAAATCaaaggtaaatggtaaatggcctgtatttgtatagcactttactagtccctaaagacccaaagcgctttacatatccagtcatccacccattcacgcacacattcacacactggtgatggcaagctacgttgtagccacagccaccctggggcgcactgacagaggcgaggctgctggacactggcgccaccggtccctctgaccaccaccagtaggcaacgggtgaagtgtcttgcccaaggacacaacgaccgagactgtccaagccggggctcgaaccgacaaccttccgattacaaggcgaactcccaactctaaaaaaagaaatctttcaAACTGTGAGAGATGTCAGCTTCTGATTAaggttaaaaacaacacaagaaataacatttttaattaaatcaatCAAGTGTAGTTAAACTGATGAGACAGCGTCAGAACTTAGAAGTCATTTCTTTGAATTTGGGAAACTTTAAAGAAGACGTGTTACTTTCAAATGTTAtttaactgaaaacaagaaGCTGATAATCAGGAAATTTAAATTTTGTAGTTGTAAAGTTGACTCTTGCTGATGTTTAATCATTAATCCTTCTTTTAAGAAGTGTCACAGTTTGCTGTTCACACTCAACAACtttgaaaagcaaagaaatcatcatcattcagattttaaaactatcaaaaatatttacatgaacaacatgagaaatattctgaaaatattaatttaaaagaaagaagaaaaaaatgtaaaagtttctTACAGAAACTCGAGTGGGTCACAAGATTTTCACATGAAAAAGTTGCTTTGGTTTCATTGAATTGCTAATAGTTCCACTAGatcaacaaaatgaaataaaacctgATAATGAAGTTAGACAGTGTGATTAATAATTTCCCTAAAATTAACCTGCTGCTGTActgaaaaaacagttaaaataaagaatCACTTTAcaatcaaatctcagtctgACAGATTTTGATATCAGAGGTTTTGGCATCTCCTGCATTTCCAATACTGAAATATGGGAAGAGTTTCTCAGTGAAAGTGTCTCTGTGAGTGTAGATGTGAGTCATGTCTTCAGGGTCATAGAAGGACACCTCCCCCCTGTCATAGTCCAGCTggactctgatcctctggagacTCTTCTTCACTGTCACAGTCTGACCAACACCATTAGTGTATTTTCCACTTGTATGCCATAAACACCAGATTCCATATTTTGGTGAAACAAAAAGCTCTCCCTTCCTGTCAACTGACTCTTTAACTAAACCCACATTCCAGCCAGGATGGTCTCCCATCTCcacctcccagctgtgtttccctgagcTGAAGCCCTCAGAGCCAAAAACATCGGCATATTTAGTGTttctctctggattatcagggagctgctgctttgtgtcttcattcctcacactggtcagatcatcagacagatagagagaggggtttgcagtgtttgggtccagaatgacAGGACTGAAGTGGaccttctccttcatcttctcccacactctgaaggacaggttgcccaggtgtttggccacATCTATCAGTGCTCCTGAGACCAGCTGTGGATCTGACACTGAGCTCTGGGCTCTGGCTCTGCTCTGAGTGTCTTTGTAACTGCTGAGGAATGGCacgctgtgtttctgcagctcttcTTCAACAGCACAGATGCTGTCTGACAGAGAGGAGATCTGCTCCTCAATCATCTTCATCTCTCTGCTCATAGTCCTccccttctgctcctcttcctccctcagagctgccagtctggactcctcttcctctttcaggaactgctggagcttgttgaactctgctctgatctgcctctctgtggacaacagctgcttcttcatgTGTTGAATCATTTCATTGTATGTTTCCTCcacttgtttgtatttgttcctCTTGTCCTGCAGAGACTTTAAGTCagatttcagctgctccttcagGTCACTGACTGCTTCTTCTACAGGAACCACTTTGTGActctggtggagagaaaagtcaCACACAGGACACACAGCTCTCTGCTCGTCGACACAGAACAGTTTAGGCACTTCCTCATGTTTACTGCACACCACTGTtaatttcttctctcctttttctgTCTCAGATGATCCAGATTTATGTCTTCCAGAAAAAGAATCAGCAAGTTCCTTCAGTGTAAAGTTCACACCTGGACGATCCTTTGAAGATTTTCTCTTACAAATgggacagtttttgtttttattttgttcccaGAATTTCTGCAGGCAGCTTGAACAGAAGTTGTGGttgcagctcagagacacaggatCTCTGAAAGTCTCTGAACACACATGGCAGCTCAGGAAATTTTGAAAAAGAGCTCTCTCAGCCATTTGATCTTTAAGTATTTTTAACTCACCAAATTAGTGTCTCTTGAACTTTCTGATTAAAATCCTCCAAACGTGTGTTTTTCAGCAGAGATCTGACTCCCTGTAATGGCGTTTCAGCTCAGTTCAAAAGTGTCGgaatttactttcattttcatgaATCACGTGTTAAACTGAAACACGCACATAACATTTATGTCCGTCAGAGGGCGCTGTCTGTGTCATTCAGATATCTTTTCAGTTTGTGCTCcataaaatgacacaaaagcaaaaatgtaGAAAATCTTGACCTCTccactttgtttaaaaaaagaaaagagaagctaaacagaacataaaaatgacacaaagaagGTGAAGCTGTGGTGTTTCAGAAGTTCAAGTAGCACAAGTCAGCGTTTTCTTATCTGCAGTTTGAACTAAAGTTGTCGTTGCAGCCAAAGACAGAATTTTGGATTGATCACAGGGTTTAAATTGCAAACCTGCCAGACCTCTGCTCTCACactcaaaacaaaaagaacaacatTTCTTGACCCTCATGAGCATGAAGCAATAATTTAGAATAAAATGCagctgaaatatataaaatcaaaggtttattttctcaaataatacatcattaaaatatgtttgttaTAAACTAAATGTATACCAGTGAATACATTTATACATTAATAATCACCAAACACAATATCTGCTTTTACTACCTGCTGTGGCCTCAAACCTGCATAAGATTTTAGACCTTTAGACTCCAACTTTCAAGTTTGTCATGAGCTGAAATGTGATGAGTGGACACTGAGAAACCAGAAATGCtgataatgaaaaaataaacaaactgatATAAACTTGTTGATATGACATTAAACTGTGACAACACAGACGAATTCACAGTCACATGTCACAAATCAGATTCTGGTCAAAGTCATGTTTAAGGTATTACTGCCTTGAAGTTGTCAATCACATCCACTTTTTTATGGAACAGAACACCATAGAGCTTTTATAAATGCATTAAATGAATCCATGACAAGACaacaaatactttatttattccAGAAGTTGGGAAATTACTGTGTTAAAGCAGCCAATTTCACGTA
This region of Pelmatolapia mariae isolate MD_Pm_ZW linkage group LG12, Pm_UMD_F_2, whole genome shotgun sequence genomic DNA includes:
- the LOC134639020 gene encoding nuclear factor 7, brain-like, giving the protein MAERALFQNFLSCHVCSETFRDPVSLSCNHNFCSSCLQKFWEQNKNKNCPICKRKSSKDRPGVNFTLKELADSFSGRHKSGSSETEKGEKKLTVVCSKHEEVPKLFCVDEQRAVCPVCDFSLHQSHKVVPVEEAVSDLKEQLKSDLKSLQDKRNKYKQVEETYNEMIQHMKKQLLSTERQIRAEFNKLQQFLKEEEESRLAALREEEEQKGRTMSREMKMIEEQISSLSDSICAVEEELQKHSVPFLSSYKDTQSRARAQSSVSDPQLVSGALIDVAKHLGNLSFRVWEKMKEKVHFSPVILDPNTANPSLYLSDDLTSVRNEDTKQQLPDNPERNTKYADVFGSEGFSSGKHSWEVEMGDHPGWNVGLVKESVDRKGELFVSPKYGIWCLWHTSGKYTNGVGQTVTVKKSLQRIRVQLDYDRGEVSFYDPEDMTHIYTHRDTFTEKLFPYFSIGNAGDAKTSDIKICQTEI